The following proteins are co-located in the Apium graveolens cultivar Ventura chromosome 5, ASM990537v1, whole genome shotgun sequence genome:
- the LOC141724943 gene encoding uncharacterized protein LOC141724943, giving the protein MRRSVTVPVSEPAKRDNLVCPKPRRLGLINTTYNDPISQMRWQISDQSDFSDSKAGSELLDTILSRGGYTVEQTCTQTASPSPFLCGSPPSRVSNPLIQDARFGDEVTQLSPMTISILDGMPASPSSSARKGACGRANFGNIPVVRIEGGFDCFDRDSRSCSIPTMA; this is encoded by the exons ATGAGGAGATCTGTTACTGTTCCTGTATCTGAACCTGCTAAGAGAGACAATCTAGTATGTCCTAAACCCCGACGCCTTGGCCTCATTAATACCACTTATAATGATCCAATTAGTCAGATGAGATGGCAGATTAG TGATCAATCAGACTTCAGCGATTCAAAAGCGGGAAGTGAACTGTTGGACACCATCTTATCAAGG GGTGGTTATACAGTGGAACAGACATGTACTCAGACTGCCTCGCCATCCCCTTTTTTATGCGGGTCGCCGCCAAGCAGAGTTTCTAACCCACTAATTCAAGATGCTCGATTTGGGGACGAGGTCACCCAGCTATCACCTATGACAATCTCCATTCTGGATGGTATGCCAGCATCTCCATCATCATCTGCAAGGAAAGGAGCATGTGGTCGGGCAAATTTTGGTAACATACCAGTTGTTAGAATTGAGGGGGGTTTCGATTGTTTTGACAGGGATAGCCGCAGCTGCAGCATACCCACAATGGCTTAG
- the LOC141724944 gene encoding ribulose bisphosphate carboxylase small subunit, chloroplastic-like, which translates to MASSMISSVAPVTRATPAQASMVAPFTGLKSAVAFPVTRKENDITSITSNGGRVQCMKVWPPINLKKFETLSYLPPLTTEQLAKEVDYLLRSGWVPCLEFELEHGFVYREHNKSPGYYDGRYWVMWKLPMFGCTDSSQVLKELDECVKEYPSAYVRIIGFDNVRQVQCISFIAHQPE; encoded by the exons ATGGCTTCCTCGATGATCTCATCAGTAGCTCCCGTTACTCGTGCCACCCCTGCTCAGGCTAGCATGGTGGCTCCTTTCACCGGCCTAAAGTCCGCCGTGGCTTTCCCAGTTACCCGCAAGGAAAATGACATCACCTCCATTACCAGCAACGGGGGAAGAGTGCAGTGCATGAAG GTATGGCCACCAATAAACTTGAAGAAGTTTGAGACACTCTCATACCTTCCTCCTCTAACTACTGAGCAATTGGCCAAGGAAGTCGACTACCTTCTACGATCCGGATGGGTTCCCTGTTTGGAATTCGAGTTGGAG CATGGTTTCGTGTACCGTGAGCACAACAAATCCCCAGGATACTATGACGGACGATACTGGGTCATGTGGAAGCTTCCCATGTTCGGGTGCACAGACTCATCCCAGGTGTTGAAGGAACTTGATGAATGTGTCAAGGAGTACCCCTCAGCATACGTCCGTATTATCGGATTCGACAACGTTCGTCAAGTGCAGTGCATCAGTTTCATTGCCCACCAGCCAGAATAA